The Nitrosospira lacus genome window below encodes:
- a CDS encoding Tad domain-containing protein, translated as MRSLPVILLSRRSCPSLRRERGTIAIIVALSMVVLVGFAGLALDLGKLYVAKSELQNSADACALAAVRELTGASTNQLILAEAAGIAAGMRHDVLFQGEAISLSVDNSVTFSQTLNGTYQPKIAFTAAEALLAQFARCTVDRTGIANWFMQVMNLMPGISIGNQAVAAGAVATRSPSQTVSCAIPVGICSSALAPTPPPSGTWLQSVIGTGGSGGSGNLTGNFMWVDYSPPGGGAAELGGNLTGAGVCNLPAIGSQVGQSGVISSLAASWNSRFGIYKGSVKQGESIPDYTGYAYTDAAGSWPTKFNAFADFRNRRGTYAQYQGDGTTGLSTNGTVANPGYLQTAGGDRRIAIAAVVDCVGFTSGSTVAPVLSWACVLMLHPLNNSAGGGGTGAARMYLEYLGWADDPASPCVTSGVPGGSTSGGPLVPTLVR; from the coding sequence ATGAGATCCCTTCCAGTCATATTGCTCAGTCGCCGCAGTTGTCCGAGTCTCCGAAGAGAAAGAGGCACAATCGCGATCATTGTGGCACTGTCGATGGTTGTCCTGGTTGGTTTTGCCGGCTTGGCGCTTGATCTGGGCAAGCTCTATGTTGCGAAATCCGAACTGCAAAACAGTGCGGATGCATGCGCACTGGCCGCAGTACGCGAACTTACCGGCGCCAGCACAAATCAGCTCATACTCGCCGAAGCAGCGGGTATCGCGGCAGGCATGCGTCACGACGTCCTCTTTCAAGGCGAAGCAATTTCTCTTTCTGTCGATAACAGCGTGACATTCAGCCAGACACTCAACGGCACCTATCAGCCAAAGATCGCTTTCACTGCCGCAGAAGCACTCCTGGCGCAGTTCGCACGTTGCACGGTGGATCGCACCGGCATTGCCAACTGGTTCATGCAGGTCATGAACCTTATGCCGGGAATTTCAATCGGCAACCAGGCGGTCGCCGCCGGGGCGGTGGCCACTCGCTCGCCGTCACAAACTGTTTCCTGCGCCATCCCCGTGGGGATCTGCAGCAGCGCGCTCGCTCCTACTCCCCCACCATCCGGAACGTGGTTGCAAAGCGTAATCGGCACTGGCGGAAGCGGCGGAAGCGGTAACCTGACGGGGAATTTCATGTGGGTGGATTATTCCCCTCCTGGCGGCGGGGCGGCCGAGCTTGGCGGAAACCTGACCGGCGCAGGTGTCTGCAATCTACCCGCGATCGGCTCCCAGGTGGGGCAGTCGGGTGTCATATCGTCGTTGGCAGCCAGCTGGAACAGCCGTTTCGGTATCTACAAGGGCAGTGTCAAGCAAGGCGAGTCGATTCCCGATTACACCGGTTACGCCTATACCGACGCAGCGGGAAGTTGGCCCACAAAGTTCAACGCTTTTGCCGATTTCAGGAACAGGAGAGGAACCTACGCGCAATATCAGGGGGATGGGACAACCGGCTTGAGCACGAATGGAACGGTCGCGAATCCCGGTTATCTCCAGACAGCGGGTGGCGACCGGAGAATAGCGATTGCTGCCGTGGTGGATTGTGTTGGCTTTACCAGCGGATCGACCGTTGCGCCGGTACTGTCATGGGCGTGTGTTCTGATGCTGCATCCGCTCAACAACAGTGCCGGCGGCGGCGGGACGGGCGCGGCCCGGATGTATCTCGAGTACCTCGGCTGGGCGGATGACCCTGCCAGTCCTTGCGTGACATCGGGTGTACCCGGCGGCTCCACGAGCGGAGGGCCGCTTGTTCCGACCCTGGTGCGATGA